AGGGTGATTTTCACATTGATTTTGGTTGATGGATAGCGATGATCGCTGACTCCATCTAACCATATTCATGACATTTGAGACGCCCCACACTTGGGGAAAGGAATTAACTCACACCCCTAACTGGGGTGCGGTAAATCTTTGTTAATTTTTGTAAGAATCATGGCAACGTTATGTTGCTTGTTTAAGAACTTGTCTTCAAACAGAGCCACCACCAAAATAGGTTTATTTAAAACGTCTCTTGCGTCTAGCTGCCACTGCCTTACGTTTCTTCTTTTCCAATGGTGTTTCAAAGTGCCGATGATACTTAACGTCAGCTAATATACCAGCTTTGGAAACCTGGCGTTTAAACCGACGCAGTGCTGAGTCTATTCCTTCGTTCTCTCCTAAAACCACTTGGGTCATTCTTACTCTATCCTCAAGATCGATCAGTTTCCATTGTAATAGCAGCCCCTAACTTAGCAAAACTCCTCTACCCAAGAACTATGAAAAAGTGCAATTTTTGGTATTGAGGTAAGTTATTGCTGCTGCCTAAACCTGGCAAATCTTTATACTTTAACACCATCGCTATGGAATTCGAGAATAGGAGGCGATGGCTCTGTCAAAGACTTTGACGAACACACCATCAAATTTTCCTGACTATACCACAGTAAGATCAAGTTATATTTGCTACAGTTAATATGCTTGTTTTAAAAGTTAATTCTGCCTTCTGTAAGTAATTTATACCCTGCTGCTAATGCTGTAAAAGCAACTAAAAAATTCCACAAACTAGTTGGTTTTAAAATTACTCCGCCGCTTAAGAAAACTAGAACTATTCCTATTGCTAATAAAATCCAACCTAAGTTACCTGTTTGTCTACGAAAAAATATTAATGATAATACGCCAGCCATAAGTGCCAGCACTGAGCCAGTGGCAGGTATCTTGCTATAAAAATACCGATAATAGCCAGTAGCAAATATAATATTTTGTCCAAAAAAGTATAAACCTATAAAAAGCAAAAATAAACCTATGAGTTTAATTAACAATCTACTCATAATTTTTTATATGTTAGTTATTAAGATAATTATAATTAATAAAATCTCGTAATAGTACCGAAAAAATACTAGAAAAATGTAAAAAATATACTAAATATTAAAAATTTTGAGAACAGCTTAAGCCATTGCCGAGAAAGCTAAATAACGTGTCCCTACTCAGAATCAACCACAATTGAGAGAGCTAATTGATAAATTTCTCGACGCGGTAGGGAAGTGAATTTTGCTAACTGGCGACTAGCTTGCGATCGCGATATTCCTTGACGAATTAATTGTTCGAGTTCGGCTTTGATTTGGGCTTCTGTGAGTTGGGGTTGAGTGGCTGGAGTTCCTGCTACCACAAGAGTATATTCGCCTTGGGGTTCGCGCTGGCTGTAATGAGCGATCGCTTCGGCAATTGTGCCTCGCCAAAATTCCTCGTAAAATTTGGTGAGTTCTCTAGCCAGGACAATTTGGCGATCGCTTCCGAATGTTTCTCCTAAATCTTGTAAAGTTTCCCGCAATCGATGCGGTGATTCGTAGAAAATTAGAGTGCGGGATTCTGTTTGCAGCGATTCTAAATATTCTCGCCGTTGTTGACTTTTCGCTGAGAGAAAACCTTCAAATACAAACCGATCTGTTGGTAATCCTGATGCACTTAAAGCCGTAATTGCCGCACTCGCACCCGGAATCGGAACCACAGATATTCCTCCTTCCACACAAGCTTTCACCAATTCATACCCTGGATCGGAAATTCCTGGCATACCCGCATCACTGACTAAAGCAATTGCCTTACCATTAGCTAAATGCTCTAACAATTCTGGAATTCGGCTGGTACGATTGTGTTCGTGGTAGCTCACCTGAGGAACTTTAATTTGAAAATGTTGTAGCAGTTTGCCTGTGTGGCGCGTGTCTTCCGCAGCAATCAGATCCACCGTTTGCAAAATTCGCACCGCCCGAAAGGTAATATCTTCAAGATTGCCAATTGGTGTACCTACAACATAAAGCGTTCCTGGTTTAGGATCGGTCTGCATGATTGAGAAATCCAGCTTTCTAAATAAGTTGGGAATGCGCTGCTCGAATTGCGGA
The genomic region above belongs to Calothrix sp. NIES-2098 and contains:
- a CDS encoding uroporphyrin-III C/tetrapyrrole methyltransferase gives rise to the protein MQTDPKPGTLYVVGTPIGNLEDITFRAVRILQTVDLIAAEDTRHTGKLLQHFQIKVPQVSYHEHNRTSRIPELLEHLANGKAIALVSDAGMPGISDPGYELVKACVEGGISVVPIPGASAAITALSASGLPTDRFVFEGFLSAKSQQRREYLESLQTESRTLIFYESPHRLRETLQDLGETFGSDRQIVLARELTKFYEEFWRGTIAEAIAHYSQREPQGEYTLVVAGTPATQPQLTEAQIKAELEQLIRQGISRSQASRQLAKFTSLPRREIYQLALSIVVDSE
- a CDS encoding 30S ribosomal protein S21 translates to MTQVVLGENEGIDSALRRFKRQVSKAGILADVKYHRHFETPLEKKKRKAVAARRKRRFK